In the Nymphalis io chromosome 2, ilAglIoxx1.1, whole genome shotgun sequence genome, one interval contains:
- the LOC126778834 gene encoding neuronal membrane glycoprotein M6-b — protein sequence MGDACQACLTRVPHATLIATIMCCLGVGVFCGTMYRGSALSILMFDEVFHFRLIWIEALQMIFIVGSACMAALGFMLLCLGCLTTGATRQKVYRAWRARVGGRISCAVFMIITYILTFVWLILLGFLVITTFLFTIFWKLCSKPKNIEHSTCIDFTQFDFMFPSSVKQEDMRICEAHKIKLFCKDYVEKAEFMFILAMVSCLLVILSLVHYLMCLSANYAHIRDHEKFQELQELQYLTNPDLHASKDRF from the coding sequence ATGGGTGATGCTTGTCAAGCATGTCTCACGAGGGTTCCTCATGCCACTCTTATAGCAACGATAATGTGCTGTTTGGGCGTGGGGGTGTTTTGTGGCACTATGTATCGTGGATCAGCGCTTTCAATTTTGATGTTTGACGAAGTTTTTCATTTTCGACTGATATGGATTGAAGCACTTCAAATGATATTCATCGTAGGCAGTGCTTGTATGGCTGCTCTAGGATTTATGTTGTTATGCTTAGGGTGCCTCACAACAGGTGCAACAAGACAAAAGGTGTACAGAGCGTGGCGAGCTCGGGTCGGTGGAAGGATATCTTGCGCAGTCTTTATGATTATTACCTATATTTTGACATTCGTTTGGCTGATCCTATTGGGCTTTTTAGTCATAACAACATTCTTGTTCACAATATTTTGGAAACTATGCTCGAAGCCGAAAAACATTGAACACTCTACCTGTATCGATTTCACTCAATTCGACTTTATGTTCCCATCTTCTGTTAAACAAGAAGACATGAGAATTTGTGAAGctcataaaattaaactattttgtaaGGACTATGTTGAAAAAGCtgagtttatgtttattttggcAATGGTATCATGTTTACTTGTAATATTGAGCTTAGTACATTATTTGATGTGCTTATCAGCTAATTATGCTCATATTCGAGACCATGAAAAATTCCAAGAACTGCAAGAGCTCCAGTACCTCACCAACCCGGATCTACATGCTTCAAAAGATAGATTCTAG
- the LOC126778860 gene encoding probable Golgi SNAP receptor complex member 2, with translation METLYHQTSQLIQETSVLFHKLEFEPDGERIENDIQSKINAISANCEKLDILVFKTPINQRPMAKMRVDQLKYDNKHIQASLINAQNKRRRREQEKAEREELVSRRFGHDHTAITVDYLAQEQNSLQHSHRNVDEMLHTGSNILETLRYNRETLKGAHRRLIDLANTLGLSNATISLIERRVSQDKYVLFGGMFVTLAVIVLVIIYFV, from the exons ATGGAAACTTTGTACCACCAAACGAGTCAATTAATACAGGAAACTTCTGTATTGTTTCACAAATTAGAATTCGAACCAGATGGGGAGAGAATCGAGAATGATATTCAGTCAAAAATCAATGCTATTAGTGC AAACTGTGAAAAATTAGATATTTTGGTCTTCAAAACTCCTATTAATCAAAGACCGATGGCTAAAATGAGAGTTGATCAGCTCAAATATGACAATAAACATATacag GCATCATTGATTAATGCCCAGAATAAAAGACGTAGGCGTGAGCAGGAAAAGGCAGAGAGAGAAGAGTTAGTGAGTAGAAGGTTCGGCCATGATCACACGGCTATAACGGTTGATTACTTGGCTCAGGAACAAAATTCTTTGCAGCATTCACATAGAAATGTTGACGAAATGTTACACACAG gtTCAAATATTTTGGAGACATTGAGATATAATCGCGAAACACTGAAGGGTGCGCATCGTAGGTTAATAGACTTGGCCAATACGCTGGGGCTCTCCAATGCAACGATATCTCTAATAGAACGAAGAGTGTCTCAGGATAAATACGTACTATTTGGTGGAATGTTCGTCACATTGGCAGTGATTGTACTTGTgatcatatattttgtataa